Proteins encoded within one genomic window of Equus przewalskii isolate Varuska chromosome 3, EquPr2, whole genome shotgun sequence:
- the FBXL8 gene encoding F-box/LRR-repeat protein 8 isoform X1, which produces MAEPGEQLPEEVLALIFRHLPLRDRAAAARVCRSWAAAATCSAVWHDTNISCDSEREGVLPPYLSACLDHIHNLRLEFEPSREPSRRAATQLLTALASRTPGLRGLRLECRGEKPLFDAGRDVLEAVHAICRAARALRHLDLRRLPFTLDDALVLQAARGCPELRSLFLDNGTLVGSVGPDSVLELLEACPHLRALGLHLASLSRTALEALAAPDRAPFALLAVRCACPEDARAPPLPDEAWAALRRRHPELAVELELEPALPAESVTRVLQPAVPVAALRLCLSGDTVGPVRFAARHYAATLRALEIRAAPSAELDAALELLAARCVGLREVHCFCVVRPSVLHAFRAHCPRLRSYTLKLTREPHPWRPTFVA; this is translated from the exons ATGGCCGAGCCTGGAGAGCAACTGCCGGAGGAGGTGCTGGCGCTCATCTTCCGCCACCTGCCCCTGCGGGACCGTGCTGCTGCCGCCAGGGTCTGCAGAtcctgggctgctgctgccacctgcaGCGCTGTGTGGCACGACACGAACATCAG TTGCGACAGTGAGCGAGAAGGCGTGCTGCCACCATATCTGTCCGCCTGCCTGGACCACATTCACAACCTACGTCTGGAGTTTGAGCCCTCGAGGGAGCCGAGCCGCCGGGCGGCCACGCAGTTGCTTACCGCACTGGCGAGCCGTACCCCTGGACTTCGAGGCCTACGCCTGGAGTGCCGCGGGGAGAAGCCGCTCTTCGACGCGGGCCGCGATGTCCTGGAGGCCGTGCATGCCATCTGCCGGGCCGCCCGCGCGCTGCGCCACCTCGACCTGCGGCGATTGCCCTTCACACTGGATGACGCGCTGGTGCTGCAGGCGGCACGCGGCTGCCCCGAGCTCCGCAGCCTTTTCCTGGACAACGGTACACTGGTGGGCAGCGTGGGGCCGGACTCTGTGCTGGAGCTACTAGAGGCCTGCCCGCACCTGCGCGCCCTCGGCCTGCACCTGGCCAGCCTTTCGCGCACCGCTCTCGAGGCGCTGGCGGCGCCGGATCGCGCGCCTTTTGCGCTCCTGGCCGTGCGGTGCGCGTGCCCCGAGGACGCACGCGCGCCGCCTCTGCCCGACGAAGCCTGGGCAGCGTTGCGCCGCCGCCACCCTGAGCTGGcggtggagctggagctggagcccgCGCTGCCTGCCGAGAGTGTGACGCGCGTCCTGCAGCCTGCGGTGCCCGTGGCTGCACTTCGCCTCTGCCTCTCTGGGGACACTGTAGGGCCGGTGCGCTTCGCAGCGCGCCACTACGCCGCAACCTTGCGCGCGCTGGAGATCCGCGCAGCCCCCTCGGCGGAGCTGGACGCCGCACTGGAGTTGCTGGCGGCACGCTGCGTGGGCCTGCGCGAAGTGCACTGCTTCTGCGTGGTGCGACCCTCAGTGCTGCACGCCTTCCGCGCGCACTGCCCGCGCCTGCGCAGCTACACACTCAAACTAACGCGGGAGCCACATCCCTGGCGGCCCACGTTTGTGGCGTGA
- the FBXL8 gene encoding F-box/LRR-repeat protein 8 isoform X2, giving the protein MARDFSPGRADTASLFSTALTPSCDSEREGVLPPYLSACLDHIHNLRLEFEPSREPSRRAATQLLTALASRTPGLRGLRLECRGEKPLFDAGRDVLEAVHAICRAARALRHLDLRRLPFTLDDALVLQAARGCPELRSLFLDNGTLVGSVGPDSVLELLEACPHLRALGLHLASLSRTALEALAAPDRAPFALLAVRCACPEDARAPPLPDEAWAALRRRHPELAVELELEPALPAESVTRVLQPAVPVAALRLCLSGDTVGPVRFAARHYAATLRALEIRAAPSAELDAALELLAARCVGLREVHCFCVVRPSVLHAFRAHCPRLRSYTLKLTREPHPWRPTFVA; this is encoded by the coding sequence ATGGCTAGAGACTTCTCTCCCGGTCGCGCGGACACGGCCAGCCTTTTTTCCACCGCTTTAACCCCAAGTTGCGACAGTGAGCGAGAAGGCGTGCTGCCACCATATCTGTCCGCCTGCCTGGACCACATTCACAACCTACGTCTGGAGTTTGAGCCCTCGAGGGAGCCGAGCCGCCGGGCGGCCACGCAGTTGCTTACCGCACTGGCGAGCCGTACCCCTGGACTTCGAGGCCTACGCCTGGAGTGCCGCGGGGAGAAGCCGCTCTTCGACGCGGGCCGCGATGTCCTGGAGGCCGTGCATGCCATCTGCCGGGCCGCCCGCGCGCTGCGCCACCTCGACCTGCGGCGATTGCCCTTCACACTGGATGACGCGCTGGTGCTGCAGGCGGCACGCGGCTGCCCCGAGCTCCGCAGCCTTTTCCTGGACAACGGTACACTGGTGGGCAGCGTGGGGCCGGACTCTGTGCTGGAGCTACTAGAGGCCTGCCCGCACCTGCGCGCCCTCGGCCTGCACCTGGCCAGCCTTTCGCGCACCGCTCTCGAGGCGCTGGCGGCGCCGGATCGCGCGCCTTTTGCGCTCCTGGCCGTGCGGTGCGCGTGCCCCGAGGACGCACGCGCGCCGCCTCTGCCCGACGAAGCCTGGGCAGCGTTGCGCCGCCGCCACCCTGAGCTGGcggtggagctggagctggagcccgCGCTGCCTGCCGAGAGTGTGACGCGCGTCCTGCAGCCTGCGGTGCCCGTGGCTGCACTTCGCCTCTGCCTCTCTGGGGACACTGTAGGGCCGGTGCGCTTCGCAGCGCGCCACTACGCCGCAACCTTGCGCGCGCTGGAGATCCGCGCAGCCCCCTCGGCGGAGCTGGACGCCGCACTGGAGTTGCTGGCGGCACGCTGCGTGGGCCTGCGCGAAGTGCACTGCTTCTGCGTGGTGCGACCCTCAGTGCTGCACGCCTTCCGCGCGCACTGCCCGCGCCTGCGCAGCTACACACTCAAACTAACGCGGGAGCCACATCCCTGGCGGCCCACGTTTGTGGCGTGA
- the HSF4 gene encoding heat shock factor protein 4 isoform X2 — translation MQEAPAALPTEPGPSPVPAFLGKLWALVGDPGTDHLIRWSPVRAGAPDSLSGPRDPSTSVNIHAHPTPAWDGAVGPWIQPSESGTSFLVSDQSRFAKEVLPQYFKHSNMASFVRQLNMYGFRKVVSIEQGGLLRPERDHVEFQHPSFVRGREQLLERVRRKVPALRGDDGRWRPEDLGRLLGEVQALRGVQESTEARLRELRQQNEILWREVMTLRQSHGQQHRVIGKLIQCLFGPLQAGSSSAGAKRKLSLMLDEGSSCPTPAKFNACPLPGALLQDPYFIQSSSTYSPSQRPPWASAALTGPGAPSSLTSQKTLHPLKGPGFLPPVVAGAPPPLPVAVVQAILEGKGNFSPEGPRNVQQPEPRGPREVPDRGPLGLERGARSPESLLPPMLLRAPPESVEPAGPLDVLGPSLQGREWTLMDLDMELSLMQPLVPEKGETELAVKGLNSPGPGKDSTLGAPLLLDVQAALGGPALGLPGALTVYSTPESRASYLGPGANPSP, via the exons ATGCAGGAAGCGCCAGCCGCGCTGCCCACGGAGCCGGGCCCCAGCCCCGTGCCTGCCTTCCTCGGCAAGCTGTGGGCGCTGGTGGGAGACCCGGGCACCGACCACCTGATCCGCTGGAGCCCGGTGAGGGCTGGGGCCCCTGACTCCCTCAGTGGTCCCCGGGATCCCTCTACATCagtgaacatccatgcccacccaACCCCCGCCTGGGACGGGGCTGTGGGTCCCTGGATTCAGCCGTCCGAG AGCGGGACCAGTTTCCTCGTAAGCGACCAGAGCCGCTTCGCAAAGGAGGTGCTGCCCCAATACTTCAAGCACAGCAACATGGCGAGCTTCGTGCGGCAACTCAACATGT ATGGTTTTCGGAAAGTGGTGAGCATCGAGCAGGGCGGCCTGCTCAGGCCGGAGCGCGACCACGTCGAGTTCCAGCATCCGAGCTTCGTGCGCGGCCGCGAGCAACTACTGGAACGCGTGCGGCGCAAG GTGCCTGCGCTGCGCGGCGACGACGGCCGCTGGCGCCCCGAGGACCTGGGCCGGCTGCTGGGCGAGGTGCAGGCTTTGCGGGGAGTGCAGGAGAGCACCGAGGCGCGGCTGCGGGAGCTCAGGCA GCAGAACGAGATCCTCTGGAGGGAGGTGATGACGCTGCGGCAGAGCCATGGTCAGCAACACCGGGTCATTGGCAAG CTGATCCAGTGCCTCTTTGGGCCACTTCAGGCGGGGTCCAGCAGCGCAGGAGCTAAGAGAAAGCT GTCTCTGATGCTGGATGAGGGGAGCTCATGCCCAACACCAGCCAAATTCAACGCCTGCCCCCTACCTGGTGCCCTCCTGCAGGACCCCTACTTTATCCAGTCG TCTTCTACTTACAGCCCCTCCCAGAGACCACCTTGGGCCTCAGCAGCCCTCACAGGGCCAGGGGCCCCATCATCTCTGACATCCCAGAAGACTCTCCATCCCCTGAAGGGACCAGGCTTTCTCCCTCCAGTGGTGGCAGGAG CCCCCCCACCACTGCCTGTGGCTGTGGTGCAGGCCATCCTGGAGGGGAAAGGGAACTTCAGCCCTGAGGGGCCCAGGAATGTCCAACAGCCTGAACCAAGGGGTCCCAGGGAGGTACCTGACAG GGGGCCTCTGGGCCTGGAGAGGGGGGCCCGGAGCCCAGAGAGTCTGCTGCCTCCAATGCTGCTTCGGGCTCCCCCTGAAAGTGTGGAGCCTGCAGGGCCCCTGGAT GTGCTGGGCCCCAGCCTCCAAGGGCGGGAATGGACCCTGATGGACTTGGACATGGAGCTGTCGCTG ATGCAGCCCTTGGTTCCAGAGAAGGGTGAGACAGAGCTGGCAGTCAAGGGGTTAAATTCTCCAGGCCCAG
- the HSF4 gene encoding heat shock factor protein 4 isoform X1: MQEAPAALPTEPGPSPVPAFLGKLWALVGDPGTDHLIRWSPVRAGAPDSLSGPRDPSTSVNIHAHPTPAWDGAVGPWIQPSESGTSFLVSDQSRFAKEVLPQYFKHSNMASFVRQLNMYGFRKVVSIEQGGLLRPERDHVEFQHPSFVRGREQLLERVRRKVPALRGDDGRWRPEDLGRLLGEVQALRGVQESTEARLRELRQQNEILWREVMTLRQSHGQQHRVIGKLIQCLFGPLQAGSSSAGAKRKLSLMLDEGSSCPTPAKFNACPLPGALLQDPYFIQSPLPETTLGLSSPHRARGPIISDIPEDSPSPEGTRLSPSSGGRREKGLALLKEEPASPGGEGEAGLALAPNECDFCVTAPPPLPVAVVQAILEGKGNFSPEGPRNVQQPEPRGPREVPDRGPLGLERGARSPESLLPPMLLRAPPESVEPAGPLDVLGPSLQGREWTLMDLDMELSLMQPLVPEKGETELAVKGLNSPGPGKDSTLGAPLLLDVQAALGGPALGLPGALTVYSTPESRASYLGPGANPSP, translated from the exons ATGCAGGAAGCGCCAGCCGCGCTGCCCACGGAGCCGGGCCCCAGCCCCGTGCCTGCCTTCCTCGGCAAGCTGTGGGCGCTGGTGGGAGACCCGGGCACCGACCACCTGATCCGCTGGAGCCCGGTGAGGGCTGGGGCCCCTGACTCCCTCAGTGGTCCCCGGGATCCCTCTACATCagtgaacatccatgcccacccaACCCCCGCCTGGGACGGGGCTGTGGGTCCCTGGATTCAGCCGTCCGAG AGCGGGACCAGTTTCCTCGTAAGCGACCAGAGCCGCTTCGCAAAGGAGGTGCTGCCCCAATACTTCAAGCACAGCAACATGGCGAGCTTCGTGCGGCAACTCAACATGT ATGGTTTTCGGAAAGTGGTGAGCATCGAGCAGGGCGGCCTGCTCAGGCCGGAGCGCGACCACGTCGAGTTCCAGCATCCGAGCTTCGTGCGCGGCCGCGAGCAACTACTGGAACGCGTGCGGCGCAAG GTGCCTGCGCTGCGCGGCGACGACGGCCGCTGGCGCCCCGAGGACCTGGGCCGGCTGCTGGGCGAGGTGCAGGCTTTGCGGGGAGTGCAGGAGAGCACCGAGGCGCGGCTGCGGGAGCTCAGGCA GCAGAACGAGATCCTCTGGAGGGAGGTGATGACGCTGCGGCAGAGCCATGGTCAGCAACACCGGGTCATTGGCAAG CTGATCCAGTGCCTCTTTGGGCCACTTCAGGCGGGGTCCAGCAGCGCAGGAGCTAAGAGAAAGCT GTCTCTGATGCTGGATGAGGGGAGCTCATGCCCAACACCAGCCAAATTCAACGCCTGCCCCCTACCTGGTGCCCTCCTGCAGGACCCCTACTTTATCCAGTCG CCCCTCCCAGAGACCACCTTGGGCCTCAGCAGCCCTCACAGGGCCAGGGGCCCCATCATCTCTGACATCCCAGAAGACTCTCCATCCCCTGAAGGGACCAGGCTTTCTCCCTCCAGTGGTGGCAGGAG GGAGAAGGGCCTGGCACTGCTCAAAGAAGAGCCGGCCAGCCCAGGGGGGGAAGGCGAGGCCGGGCTGGCCCTGGCCCCAAACGAGTGTGACTTCTGCGTGACAGCCCCCCCACCACTGCCTGTGGCTGTGGTGCAGGCCATCCTGGAGGGGAAAGGGAACTTCAGCCCTGAGGGGCCCAGGAATGTCCAACAGCCTGAACCAAGGGGTCCCAGGGAGGTACCTGACAG GGGGCCTCTGGGCCTGGAGAGGGGGGCCCGGAGCCCAGAGAGTCTGCTGCCTCCAATGCTGCTTCGGGCTCCCCCTGAAAGTGTGGAGCCTGCAGGGCCCCTGGAT GTGCTGGGCCCCAGCCTCCAAGGGCGGGAATGGACCCTGATGGACTTGGACATGGAGCTGTCGCTG ATGCAGCCCTTGGTTCCAGAGAAGGGTGAGACAGAGCTGGCAGTCAAGGGGTTAAATTCTCCAGGCCCAG